A single Ciona intestinalis chromosome 12, KH, whole genome shotgun sequence DNA region contains:
- the LOC100175291 gene encoding uncharacterized protein LOC100175291, which produces MGGCCCKWTRIILKDNSTQTVPLLEGEKAQTQKRNDLAKCRSSLETALHLVQRAVEEDRARNYVEALSLYQHALVYFLESLNYEAESENIKEKILSKCKQYLDRAEKLAEYLNAHGGSRGKRDSALSGTSTLKWTDDDVIPAQGSDARTRMSKLYNSIMRKNKDSNSNNNKSIQRSYSTR; this is translated from the exons ATGGGGGGTTGTTGTTGCAAATGGACGCGGATAATCCTGAAGGATAATTCAACACAAACCGTACCTTTGTTGGAAGGCGAGAAAGCTCAAACACAGAAACGAAATGAC TTGGCAAAATGCCGGAGTTCGCTTGAGACCGCCCTCCACCTAGTACAACGAGCCGTGGAAGAAGACAGGGCGAGGAATTATGTGGAAGCTTTATCATTGTACCAACATGCACTTGTGTATTTCCTTGAAAGTTTGAATT ATGAAGCGGAGAGCGAAAATATTAAGGAGAAAATCCTTTCAAAGTGCAAACAGTATTTGGATCGTGCGGAAAAGTTAGCAGAGTATTTAAACGC ACACGGCGGTTCGAGGGGAAAACGAGATTCTGCACTCAGCGGAACTTCGACGCTTAAATGGAcggatgatgacgtcatacctgCACAGGGAAGCGACGCTCGCACTCGTATGTCGAAGTTATACAACAGCATTATGCGTAAAAACAAGGACAGCAattcaaacaataacaaatcCATACAAAGATCGTATTCGACGAGGTAG
- the LOC100185478 gene encoding troponin C, skeletal muscle — protein MSMTVEDARAKLDKEQISEFKQAFDIFDQDGGGDISTRELGRVMKMLGQTPSPEELAKIVEEVDVDGSGTIDFDEFLIMMVMQISEEGKTASEEELKDIFLLFDKNGDSYIDWDELKEALSNTSAKPAVETWEVDELFKEADKNGDGVIDIEEWTLWMDGVQGH, from the exons ATG TCGATGACAGTTGAAGACGCGAGAGCAAAATTGGACAAAGAGCAAATATCTG AATTCAAGCAAGCGTTCGACATCTTCGATCAAGATGGCGGCGGTGACATCAGCACGCGGGAGTTGGGGAGGGTGATGAAAATGTTGGGACAAACACCAAGTCCGGAGGAACTTGCTAAGATTGTAGAGGAAGTTGACGTTgatg gcagCGGTACAATCGACTTCGATGAGTTCTTGATAATGATGGTTATGCAGATTAGTGAGGAAGGGAAGACGGCGAGCGAGGAAGAATTGAAAGATATTTTCCTGCTGTTTGATAA GAACGGCGACAGTTACATTGATTGGGACGAATTAAAGGAAGCGTTGAGCAACACATCGGCCAAACCAGCTGTGGAAACATGGGAGGTAGACGAGTTGTTTAAGGAAGCGGACAAGAACGGAGATGGTGTCATTGATATTGAAG AATGGACTTTATGGATGGACGGCGTTCAAGGTCACTAA
- the LOC100181538 gene encoding calglandulin-like yields MKLSPKDEKEFNECFEMFDEEDVGEVDVAELTKMMTLLGWDPSQNELEQVIRAAKLKPRGKMSKSQFMNLMEIWCSDNKEKHSDEELAKAFKVFDKDGSGYIEWEELKYVMQGTGEPLSDEEVTIMMKEADKDGDGRIDYQEFVAMMRGDCPSVL; encoded by the exons ATGAAACTTTCCCCGAAAGATGAGAAAGAATTCAACGAATGTTTCGAGATGTTCGATGAAGAAGATGTGGGCGAGGTGGACGTTGCAGAGTTGACGAAGATGATGACATTGTTGGGGTGGGATCCATCGCAGAACGAACTTGAACAAGTCATTAGGGCGGCAAAACTTAAac CTCGCGGTAAAATGTCGAAAAGTCAATTCATGAATTTAATGGAGATCTGGTGTTCGGACAACAAGGAGAAACATTCGGATGAAGAGTTGGCGAAAGCGTTCAAGGTTTTCGACAAG GATGGTAGCGGATACATCGAGTGGGAGGAACTTAAATACGTGATGCAGGGAACCGGGGAGCCGCTAAGTGATGAGGAAGTGACGATCATGATGAAGGAAGCGGATAAAGATGGAGATGGGAGGATTGATTATCAAG aATTCGTTGCGATGATGCGAGGAGACTGCCCTTCCGTtctataa